The following are encoded together in the Raineyella sp. LH-20 genome:
- a CDS encoding NifU family protein has product MAEAASTAPIAVHPEATADPRTVRWVVPAGTFDFVGVPQVVPAPLQALLDDGTLASLTVEPAAVLTTAAYDGQWRTLGPRVRTALIDALTEPAEWRTADDGSVLAAAVEQVIAGDVGAYVRSHGGTARLVRIEGSVATIALDGACSDCPARGATLGLRFGRAVEALCPGADVVLEENGKPLLLRWGRR; this is encoded by the coding sequence ATGGCCGAGGCGGCATCCACCGCGCCGATCGCCGTCCACCCCGAGGCGACCGCGGACCCGCGGACCGTCCGCTGGGTCGTTCCCGCGGGAACGTTCGACTTCGTCGGGGTGCCGCAGGTCGTCCCGGCGCCGCTCCAGGCGCTGCTCGATGACGGCACCCTCGCGTCACTGACCGTTGAACCGGCTGCGGTGCTGACCACCGCGGCGTACGACGGCCAGTGGCGTACGCTCGGGCCCCGCGTGCGGACGGCACTGATCGACGCCCTGACCGAGCCCGCCGAGTGGCGGACCGCCGACGACGGATCGGTCCTGGCTGCGGCTGTCGAGCAGGTCATCGCCGGGGACGTCGGAGCGTACGTACGCTCCCACGGTGGCACCGCCCGACTGGTACGGATCGAGGGCAGTGTCGCGACGATCGCCCTGGACGGCGCCTGCTCGGACTGCCCGGCACGCGGCGCGACGCTGGGGCTGCGGTTCGGAAGGGCCGTGGAGGCACTGTGCCCCGGCGCCGACGTCGTGCTGGAGGAGAACGGGAAGCCGCTGCTGCTGCGCTGGGGCCGGCGGTAG